The Apium graveolens cultivar Ventura chromosome 6, ASM990537v1, whole genome shotgun sequence genome contains a region encoding:
- the LOC141666627 gene encoding LEAF RUST 10 DISEASE-RESISTANCE LOCUS RECEPTOR-LIKE PROTEIN KINASE-like 1.2, which yields MRDFYYITLLHVCLFIIIILFSDRCCSVDQKYIDCAPRNCGNQSISFPFYIAGEHPDYCGVPGFNISCENKNYPLLQIPEDSQSLLVREILYDKHTLRVSNAELRSETGNSCGAIREIARNLTVRGDRFQLIDKSRLVLLWGCSTDARLNNYQVECDGENYVVMNGNDTNFDVAQRLCKLRAEAPIMKNDQVITSKNYSTVMRRGFFLKWTATDCRECKETGGRCGMEIEHFQFLCYCQDRPHYRNCTTKFTVKKVSKAILATAIVGASIVLMICLVTIICTYKGCGNLFATFFLKKTSSDIDDDVSYFGVPVFSYKDLEDATHNFDPSKELGDGGYGTVYHGKLKDGREVAVKRLYENNFKRQEQFMNEIEILTRLRHRNLVLLYGCTSHRSHELLLVYEYIPNGTVADHLHGDRAENEPLTWHVRMLIAMETASALAYLHKSDVIHRDVKTNNILLDNSFTVKVADFGLSRLFPTAATHVSTAPQGTPGYVDPEYHQCYQLTDKSDVYSFGVVLIELISSMPAVDISRSRNEINLASLAVNRIQKCALDELIDPNLGYKSDPIIGRMTTSVAELAFRCLQLEKELRPTMDEVHECLVQIQAAVDESKNAKPHPSPESENVVLLKNKTFPASPVTVIDNWTSSRSTTPSTSEF from the exons ATGAGAGACTTTTATTATATTACCTTACTACATGTCTGTTTattcatcatcatcatcttgTTCTCAGACAGATGTTGTTCTGTAGATCAAAAATATATAGATTGTGCTCCAAGAAACTGCGGAAACCAAAGTATAAGCTTCCCATTTTATATAGCAGGCGAGCATCCAGATTACTGTGGAGTCCCCGGATTTAATATTTCTTGCGAAAACAAAAATTATCCGTTACTTCAAATACCCGAAGACAGCCAGTCCTTGTTGGTACGAGAAATATTGTACGACAAACACACTCTTCGTGTTTCAAACGCTGAACTTAGATCAGAAACTGGAAACTCATGCGGTGCTATCAGAGAAATTGCTCGTAATTTGACTGTGCGCGGTGATCGGTTTCAGCTCATCGATAAATCAAGACTTGTGTTGCTGTGGGGTTGTTCTACGGATGCTAGATTGAATAACTACCAAGTTGAATGTGATGGTGAAAATTATGTAGTAATGAATGGGAATGATACCAACTTTGACGTTGCACAAAGATTGTGTAAGTTGAGGGCCGAGGCGCCTATAATGAAAAATGATCAAGTTATTACCAGTAAGAATTATTCGACAGTGATGAGAAGAGGATTTTTTTTGAAGTGGACAGCCACTGATTGCAGAGAATGCAAGGAAACCGGTGGACGTTGTGGTATGGAGATAGAGCATTTCCAGTTTCTATGTTACTGTCAAGATAGGCCTCATTATAGGAATTGCACAACAA AGTTTACTGTCAAAAAAGTATCTAAAGCGATCCTAGCAACAG CCATAGTAGGAGCTTCAATTGTCCTTATGATCTGCTTGGTCACCATTATCTGCACGTACAAGGGATGCGGTAATCTTTTCGCTACTTTCTTCTTAAAGAAAACATCCTCGGATATTGACGACGATGTTTCATATTTTGGGGTGCCTGTCTTCTCCTATAAAGATCTTGAAGATGCTACTCATAATTTTGATCCTTCCAAGGAACTAGGGGATGGAGGCTATGGAACTGTCTATCATG GCAAACTAAAAGATGGCAGAGAAGTTGCAGTAAAGAGGCTTTATGAAAACAACTTTAAGAGACAGGAACAGTTCATGAATGAGATTGAAATTCTCACACGCTTGCGCCATCGCAATCTTGTTTTACTATACGGTTGCACCTCTCACCGCAGTCATGAACTTCTACTTGTTTATGAGTACATTCCCAATGGCACGGTTGCTGATCATCTCCATGGAGATAGAGCCGAAAATGAACCCCTTACATGGCATGTCAGAATGCTGATTGCCATGGAAACTGCTAGTGCCTTGGCATATCTTCATAAATCAGATGTCATACATCGTGATGTCAAGACAAACAACATACTTTTAGATAACAGTTTTACTGTCAAAGTTGCAGATTTCGGACTCTCAAGGCTTTTCCCAACTGCTGCCACTCATGTGTCAACTGCTCCACAAGGGACTCCGGGTTATGTCGATCCAGAGTATCACCAGTGCTACCAGTTAACTGACAAGAGTGATGTTTATAGTTTCGGGGTTGTTCTTATTGAACTTATATCATCTATGCCCGCAGTTGATATTAGCAGGAGTAGAAATGAGATTAACTTGGCCAGTCTAGCTGTAAACAGGATTCAAAAATGTGCACTAGATGAATTGATTGACCCTAATCTTGGATACAAATCCGATCCTATTATTGGAAGGATGACTACTTCAGTGGCGGAACTAGCTTTCCGGTGTCTACAACTAGAGAAGGAATTAAGACCTACAATGGATGAAGTTCATGAATGTCTGGTGCAAATCCAGGCAGCTGTTGACGAGTCAAAAAATGCTAAGCCACATCCATCACCGGAGTCCGAAAATGTAGTACTGTTGAAGAATAAAACATTTCCAGCTTCCCCAGTGACTGTTATTGACAACTGGACGAGTAGTAGATCTACCACCCCAAGTACCAGTGAGTTCTAA